A single region of the Stigmatopora argus isolate UIUO_Sarg chromosome 6, RoL_Sarg_1.0, whole genome shotgun sequence genome encodes:
- the kif17 gene encoding kinesin-like protein KIF17 isoform X2, translating into MGSESVKVVVRCRPLSDKEEALGSKMVLSMDLQLCQCFIEKPASGHEPSKQFTFDGTYFTQQTTEQMYNESAYPLVEGVIEGYNGTIFAYGQTGSGKSFTMQGVSEPPTQKGVIPRAFEHIFESIQCAENTKFLVRVSYLEIYNEEIRDLLGNNTKQRLELKEHPERGVYARDLSMHTVHGVSGCEVVMERGWRNRAVAATLMNKDSSRSHSIFSIHLEMCRTDASGRDHLRAGKLNLVDLAGSERQSKTGATGERLREASKINLSLSALGNVISALADGRSRHVPYRDSKLTRLLRDSLGGNTRTLMVACLSPSGADYEETLSTLRYANRAKSIQNRPRVNEDPKDALLRQYREEIEKLRGLLSAPAAPLLGDAALTTGGNLAAQRREELSGSVDGEKEKLRKDYEERLARLQADYNAERESKTMLEEDMAALRASYHAELSSLEKVKSSSGSSKPNNENDADVSLSSQNDENGSLIHLRKLRHSTTPRDAPQIQTNPDEVPEEPSGVGTNADTEQKEALKRLQKLEQEMVGGEQARNQELKQRQRQRRELADRRKAQLVKALAVDGDQSDHVLFSVYDSIQEELHAKGHMLLKVQGKLKAAKLEIRDLQGEFEEERKDYLCSIRRLEREGQLLHGLLERAVSLVRRDCNYSSLERLKREAAWDEESATWSLPDVTLQRTMLPSAVTSKQSPPRGPIPNSQASPVEEDRYKEVLERSDSENIANAYFKAKRPGRLLGAETAAGCDGHSPSSSDGSPHFDVNASLPRPFRLESLTVAASRGKAKGKKKKSPL; encoded by the exons ATGGGGTCCGAGTCTGTGAAAGTGGTGGTCCGGTGCAGGCCCCTGAGTGACAAAGAGGAAGCTTTAGGTTCCAAGATGGTCCTCAGCATGGACCTCCAGCTTTGTCAGTGTTTCATCGAGAAACCCGCTTCGGGCCACGAGCCGTCCAAGCAGTTCACCTTTGACGGGACTTATTTCACCCAACAAACCACAGAGCAGATGTACAACGAAAGTGCCTATCCTTTAGTTGAG GGGGTCATAGAAGGATACAACGGAACGATATTTGCTTACGGCCAAACGGGTAGCGGCAAGTCCTTCACCATGCAGGGGGTGTCGGAGCCCCCCACCCAGAAGGGGGTCATCCCACGAGCTTTTGAGCACATCTTTGAGAGCATTCAG TGTGCGGAAAATACCAAGTTCCTGGTGAGGGTCTCCTATCTGGAGATCTACAACGAGGAAATACGAGACCTCTTGGGCAACAACACCAAGCAGAGATTGGAG CTGAAAGAGCACCCGGAGCGCGGGGTGTACGCCCGGGACCTGTCGATGCACACGGTTCACGGCGTGTCCGGGTGCGAGGTGGTGATGGAGCGCGGCTGGCGGAATCGCGCCGTGGCCGCCACGCTGATGAACAAGGACTCGTCTCGCTCGCACTCCATCTTCAGCATCCACCTGGAGATGTGCCGCACAG ATGCATCGGGGCGGGATCACCTCCGTGCCGGGAAGCTGAACCTGGTGGACCTGGCGGGAAGCGAGCGGCAGTCCAAAACGGGCGCCACGGGCGAGCGCCTGCGCGAGGCCAGCAAGATCAACCTCTCTCTCTCGGCCCTGGGCAACGTCATCTCGGCCCTGGCGGACGGACGCTCCAGACACGTCCCCTACCGGGACTCCAAGCTCACCCGTCTCCTGCGGGACTCCCTGGGCGGCAACACGCGCACCCTGATGGTGGCCTGCCTCTCGCCGTCCGGCGCCGACTACGAGGAGACTCTCAGCACGCTGCGCTACGCCAACCGTGCCAAAAGCATCCAGAATCGGCCACGCGTCAACGAGGACCCCAAGGACGCGCTTCTGCGCCAGTACCGGGAGGAGATCGAAAAACTGCGGGGCCTCCTCTCGGCCCCCGCCGCGCCTCTTTTGGGTGATGCCGCCTTGACCACGGGGGGAAATCTTGCAGCCCAACGCCGAGAAGAGCTTTCTGGCTCTGTCGACGGCGAGAAGGAGAAGCTTCGAAAG GACTACGAGGAGAGGCTGGCCAGGCTGCAGGCCGACTACAACGCTGAACGAGAGTCCAAAACCATGTTGGAGGAGGACATGGCGGCCTTGCGCGCGTCTTACCACGCCGAACTGTCGTCTTTGGAGAAGGTCAAATCCAGCAGTGGGAGCTCCAAACCAAACAATG AAAACGACGCCGACGTCTCCTTGAGCAGTCAAAACGATGAAAACGGTTCTCTAATTCACCTACGCAAATTGAGGCACTCCACGACGCCGCGCGATGCTCCCCAAATCCAGACAAATCCAGATGAAGTCCCCGAAGAGCCATCTGGAGTCGGCACAAACGCCGACACGGAGCAGAAAGAAGCCCTGAAAAG gCTGCAGAAGCTGGAGCAGGAGATGGTCGGCGGCGAACAGGCCCGCAACCAAGAACTGAAGCAGCGGCAACGGCAGAGGAGGGAGCTGGCCGACCGGAGGAAGGCTCAGCTGGTCAAAGCTTTGGCGGTGGACGGCGACCAAAGCGACCACGTCTTGTTCAGCGTCTACGACTCCATTCAGGAGGAGCTCCACGCCAAAGGACATATGCTGCTCAAAGTCCAGGGAAAG CTAAAAGCAGCCAAACTGGAGATCCGCGACCTGCAGGGCGAGTtcgaggaggaaagaaaggactaCCTGTGCAGCATCCGGCGCCTGGAGCGCGAGGGCCAGCTGCTGCACGGCCTCCTGGAGCGCGCCGTCTCGCTGGTTCGCCGCGACTGCAACTACAGCAGCCTGGAACGCCTGAAACGGGAGGCGGCCTGGGACGAGGAGAGCGCCACCTGGAGCCTTCCCGACGTGACGCTCCAGAGAACAATGCTACCTTCAG CTGTGACTTCGAAGCAGTCCCCGCCCAGAGGTCCGATTCCCAATTCCCAAGCGTCACCG GTAGAGGAAGACCGATACAAGGAGGTGCTGGAGCGCAGCGACAGCGAGAACATCGCCAACGCCTACTTCAAAGCCAAGAGGCCCGGCCGGCTCCTCGGGGCCGAAACGGCGGCAGGATGCG ACGGACACTCTCCGTCCAGCTCCGACGGGTCGCCCCACTTTGACGTCAACGCCAGCCTGCCACGCCCCTTCCGCTTGGAGTCTTTGACCGTGGCAGCGTCCCGGGGGAAagccaaggggaaaaaaaagaaatcgccTTTATAA
- the kif17 gene encoding kinesin-like protein KIF17 isoform X1, with amino-acid sequence MGSESVKVVVRCRPLSDKEEALGSKMVLSMDLQLCQCFIEKPASGHEPSKQFTFDGTYFTQQTTEQMYNESAYPLVEGVIEGYNGTIFAYGQTGSGKSFTMQGVSEPPTQKGVIPRAFEHIFESIQCAENTKFLVRVSYLEIYNEEIRDLLGNNTKQRLELKEHPERGVYARDLSMHTVHGVSGCEVVMERGWRNRAVAATLMNKDSSRSHSIFSIHLEMCRTDASGRDHLRAGKLNLVDLAGSERQSKTGATGERLREASKINLSLSALGNVISALADGRSRHVPYRDSKLTRLLRDSLGGNTRTLMVACLSPSGADYEETLSTLRYANRAKSIQNRPRVNEDPKDALLRQYREEIEKLRGLLSAPAAPLLGDAALTTGGNLAAQRREELSGSVDGEKEKLRKDYEERLARLQADYNAERESKTMLEEDMAALRASYHAELSSLEKVKSSSGSSKPNNVSSGGPPTENDADVSLSSQNDENGSLIHLRKLRHSTTPRDAPQIQTNPDEVPEEPSGVGTNADTEQKEALKRLQKLEQEMVGGEQARNQELKQRQRQRRELADRRKAQLVKALAVDGDQSDHVLFSVYDSIQEELHAKGHMLLKVQGKLKAAKLEIRDLQGEFEEERKDYLCSIRRLEREGQLLHGLLERAVSLVRRDCNYSSLERLKREAAWDEESATWSLPDVTLQRTMLPSAVTSKQSPPRGPIPNSQASPVEEDRYKEVLERSDSENIANAYFKAKRPGRLLGAETAAGCDGHSPSSSDGSPHFDVNASLPRPFRLESLTVAASRGKAKGKKKKSPL; translated from the exons ATGGGGTCCGAGTCTGTGAAAGTGGTGGTCCGGTGCAGGCCCCTGAGTGACAAAGAGGAAGCTTTAGGTTCCAAGATGGTCCTCAGCATGGACCTCCAGCTTTGTCAGTGTTTCATCGAGAAACCCGCTTCGGGCCACGAGCCGTCCAAGCAGTTCACCTTTGACGGGACTTATTTCACCCAACAAACCACAGAGCAGATGTACAACGAAAGTGCCTATCCTTTAGTTGAG GGGGTCATAGAAGGATACAACGGAACGATATTTGCTTACGGCCAAACGGGTAGCGGCAAGTCCTTCACCATGCAGGGGGTGTCGGAGCCCCCCACCCAGAAGGGGGTCATCCCACGAGCTTTTGAGCACATCTTTGAGAGCATTCAG TGTGCGGAAAATACCAAGTTCCTGGTGAGGGTCTCCTATCTGGAGATCTACAACGAGGAAATACGAGACCTCTTGGGCAACAACACCAAGCAGAGATTGGAG CTGAAAGAGCACCCGGAGCGCGGGGTGTACGCCCGGGACCTGTCGATGCACACGGTTCACGGCGTGTCCGGGTGCGAGGTGGTGATGGAGCGCGGCTGGCGGAATCGCGCCGTGGCCGCCACGCTGATGAACAAGGACTCGTCTCGCTCGCACTCCATCTTCAGCATCCACCTGGAGATGTGCCGCACAG ATGCATCGGGGCGGGATCACCTCCGTGCCGGGAAGCTGAACCTGGTGGACCTGGCGGGAAGCGAGCGGCAGTCCAAAACGGGCGCCACGGGCGAGCGCCTGCGCGAGGCCAGCAAGATCAACCTCTCTCTCTCGGCCCTGGGCAACGTCATCTCGGCCCTGGCGGACGGACGCTCCAGACACGTCCCCTACCGGGACTCCAAGCTCACCCGTCTCCTGCGGGACTCCCTGGGCGGCAACACGCGCACCCTGATGGTGGCCTGCCTCTCGCCGTCCGGCGCCGACTACGAGGAGACTCTCAGCACGCTGCGCTACGCCAACCGTGCCAAAAGCATCCAGAATCGGCCACGCGTCAACGAGGACCCCAAGGACGCGCTTCTGCGCCAGTACCGGGAGGAGATCGAAAAACTGCGGGGCCTCCTCTCGGCCCCCGCCGCGCCTCTTTTGGGTGATGCCGCCTTGACCACGGGGGGAAATCTTGCAGCCCAACGCCGAGAAGAGCTTTCTGGCTCTGTCGACGGCGAGAAGGAGAAGCTTCGAAAG GACTACGAGGAGAGGCTGGCCAGGCTGCAGGCCGACTACAACGCTGAACGAGAGTCCAAAACCATGTTGGAGGAGGACATGGCGGCCTTGCGCGCGTCTTACCACGCCGAACTGTCGTCTTTGGAGAAGGTCAAATCCAGCAGTGGGAGCTCCAAACCAAACAATG TGAGCTCCGGTGGTCCGCCGACAGAAAACGACGCCGACGTCTCCTTGAGCAGTCAAAACGATGAAAACGGTTCTCTAATTCACCTACGCAAATTGAGGCACTCCACGACGCCGCGCGATGCTCCCCAAATCCAGACAAATCCAGATGAAGTCCCCGAAGAGCCATCTGGAGTCGGCACAAACGCCGACACGGAGCAGAAAGAAGCCCTGAAAAG gCTGCAGAAGCTGGAGCAGGAGATGGTCGGCGGCGAACAGGCCCGCAACCAAGAACTGAAGCAGCGGCAACGGCAGAGGAGGGAGCTGGCCGACCGGAGGAAGGCTCAGCTGGTCAAAGCTTTGGCGGTGGACGGCGACCAAAGCGACCACGTCTTGTTCAGCGTCTACGACTCCATTCAGGAGGAGCTCCACGCCAAAGGACATATGCTGCTCAAAGTCCAGGGAAAG CTAAAAGCAGCCAAACTGGAGATCCGCGACCTGCAGGGCGAGTtcgaggaggaaagaaaggactaCCTGTGCAGCATCCGGCGCCTGGAGCGCGAGGGCCAGCTGCTGCACGGCCTCCTGGAGCGCGCCGTCTCGCTGGTTCGCCGCGACTGCAACTACAGCAGCCTGGAACGCCTGAAACGGGAGGCGGCCTGGGACGAGGAGAGCGCCACCTGGAGCCTTCCCGACGTGACGCTCCAGAGAACAATGCTACCTTCAG CTGTGACTTCGAAGCAGTCCCCGCCCAGAGGTCCGATTCCCAATTCCCAAGCGTCACCG GTAGAGGAAGACCGATACAAGGAGGTGCTGGAGCGCAGCGACAGCGAGAACATCGCCAACGCCTACTTCAAAGCCAAGAGGCCCGGCCGGCTCCTCGGGGCCGAAACGGCGGCAGGATGCG ACGGACACTCTCCGTCCAGCTCCGACGGGTCGCCCCACTTTGACGTCAACGCCAGCCTGCCACGCCCCTTCCGCTTGGAGTCTTTGACCGTGGCAGCGTCCCGGGGGAAagccaaggggaaaaaaaagaaatcgccTTTATAA